In Eriocheir sinensis breed Jianghai 21 chromosome 8, ASM2467909v1, whole genome shotgun sequence, the following proteins share a genomic window:
- the LOC126995440 gene encoding uncharacterized oxidoreductase ZK1290.5-like isoform X3, with product MMVDVYTNPEKHVVLSNNVKVPILGLGTSHDGGYSHDAVVYALKNCGYRHVDTAKRYGCERYIAQAVKASDVPREEIFLATKCWPTDYGALTTKEAFKGSCQRLGVDYLDMYLLHWPEVRSGVKDRKQLLQETWRTLEVLLDEEQVRVIGVSNFLERHLEMILDECSVTPHVNQCEFHPFNNPKKLRQFCAERNIQFEGYCPLGNGQILSNPQIQEIADQHSRSPAQVLIRWNLQNRVVCIPKSTKEHRVKENFQVFDFVLPDSAMANLEILHNDIHVSWDPNQVP from the exons ATGATGGTTGATGTCTACACCAACCCAGAGAAGCATGTTGTCCTCAGCAACAATGTCAAGGTCCCCATCCTTGGTTTAG GAACATCACACGATGGAGGCTACAGTCATGATGCTGTGGTTTACGCCTTGAAGAACTGTGGGTATCGACACGTTGACACAGCAAAGCGTTATGGCTGTGAGAGGTACATTGCTCAAGCAGTCAAG GCCTCAGATGTGCCCCGAGAAGAGATTTTTCTTGCCACAAAGTGCTGGCCAACAGACTATGGGGCTCTCACCACAAAGGAAGCCTTCAAGGGCTCATGTCAAAGACTGGGAGTGGATTACCTTG ACATGTACCTCCTGCACTGGCCCGAGGTGAGGTCAGGGGTGAAGGACAGAAAGCAACTGCTGCAGGAGACTTGGCGCACACTTGAG GTGTTACTGGACGAAGAACAAGTTCGGGTTATTGGAGTGAGCAATTTTTTGGAGAGGCATTTAGAGATGATCCTTGATGAATGCTCTGTGACTCCTCATGTCAATCAGTGCGAGTTCCACCCTTTCAATAATCCCAAGAAGCTTCGACAATTCTGTGCTGAAAGAAACATACAATTTGAG GGGTACTGTCCACTAGGTAATGGACAGATTCTTAGCAATCCTCAAATCCAGGAGATTGCTGACCAGCACTCTAGGTCCCCAGCTCAGGTGCTTATTCGCTGGAACCTGCAAAACAGGGTTGTATGTATCCCCAAGTCCACCAAGGAGCACAGGGTGAAAGAAAATTTTCAG GTTTTTGATTTTGTTCTGCCTGACAGTGCCATGGCTAACCTTGAAATTTTGCATAATGACATCCATGTGTCATGGGACCCTAACCAAGTTCCTTAG